The Anguilla anguilla isolate fAngAng1 chromosome 4, fAngAng1.pri, whole genome shotgun sequence genome has a window encoding:
- the LOC118226602 gene encoding mast cell protease 1A-like — MSAPLLTPLVVGLLIALGQAAQQDSGIVNGREAQPHSRPYMVSVQERNKHICGGFLVSRSFVMTAAHCWTKDGMTVLLGAHDISEKRKSIRAEVEYRIYPGFNADTLENDIMLLQLKTVVQKTKEVKWISLPEKDEDIQPNTLCSVAGWGAIKSNGTTSSRLQEVNVSVVDRAECQERWGNKPITPRMMCAGGSADKRGFCQRDSGGPLVCSGEAVGIVSFNYNKNCTYPNRPNVYTQISKFLPWIKKYINNTSLSFLKR, encoded by the exons CCCAACAGGACTCAGGCATTGTGAATGGCAGGGAGGCTCAGCCACACTCCAGGCCTTACATGGTCTCTGTGCAGGAAAGGAACAAGCACATCTGTGGAGGTTTCCTGGTGTCCAGGTCCTTTGTAATGACGGCAGCGCATTGCTGGACAAA AGACGGAATGACAGTTCTGCTTGGGGCCCATGACATTTCTGAGAAACGAAAGTCAATCAGGGCTGAAGTAGAGTACCGCATCTACCCTGGGTTCAATGCTGACACACTGGAGAATGACATCATGCTGCTGCAG CTCAAGACTGTAGTTCAGAAGACCAAAGAAGTGAAGTGGATCTCCCTGCCTGAGAAAGACGAAGACATACAGCCCAATACGCTCTGCAGTGTGGCAGGATGGGGGGCCATCAAATCGAATGGGACCACAAGCTCACGCCTTCAGGAAGTCAATGTGAGCGTCGTGGACCGAGCAGAGTGCCAAGAAAGGTGGGGGAATAAACCGATCACACCCAGGATGATGTGTGCAGGGGGAAGTGCCGACAAAAGAGGATTCTGCCAg CGAGACTCAGGGGGTCCCCTGGTGTGCAGTGGAGAAGCAGTGGGAATCGTTTCCTTCAACTATAATAAAAATTGCACCTACCCAAATCGGCCCAACGTTTATACTCAGATCTCAAAGTTCTTGCCCTGGATTAAGAAGTACATCAACAACACTTCTTTGTCTTTCTTGAAACGTTAA